GAGAGCAACTAGTCGTTGCCtcaacaatctccccctcaagttagAGAGCTGATGTTGATTTACCCGAACTTGCTAGTAATCCATTGATGACACTCCTTTCCTAGGGGTTTAGTAAATTTATCTGCCAATTGATATTGTGTACCAACATGAGGAGTGCATatggttttgttttgaattttttcacgAATAAAATAACAATCAACCTCGATATGCTTAGTGCGTTCATGGAACACTATATTTGCACTAATATGAATGGTTGCCATGTTGTTGCACATGAGACTCatagattttttcaattttgattctCATATCAAGAAGGATCACTTTGACTCATATAAATTCACTGACACATGTAATAATAGCTCTGTATTTGGCTTTTGCACCGGATATAGCCACCACATTCTGCTTTCTGTTTTTCCATGTACAAAGGTTACCTCTCACCATGATACAAAATCTGGTGGTAGACTTTCTATCACTCTGATCTCtagcccagtctgcatctgtgTATCCAACCACTTCAAGGttgttgttttgtttcattaaaattccttttcctAAACTCGCCTTTAAATATTTGAGAATACAATGAACAGTTTCTAAGTGTATAGACAGAGGACTTTGCATGACTTGGCTTGTTATGTTGACTGCAAACATGATGTTCGGCCGAGTTACGGTTAAataaattagttttttaattagtcGTTGAAAGCCTTGAACATCTTGAATTGGTTTCCCATCATCTTTTCTGATTTTGTAGTTGAGGTCAGGAGGAGTCGAACTCGGCTTAGCTACCAGGAATCTTGTTTCTTTGagaagatccaacgtgtatttcctTTGACATAAGAAAATGCCTTCCTCTGAGGTGTGCAACTTCAATGCCCAAAAAATAGCTCAATTTCCCTAAATCCTTAATTTCAAACTTGTCTACATTGTATCCTGTAATAATAATGTCATCGATATACACCAATAAGACAACAATACCTTGTTGAGAGTGAGGGACAAACATAGTATAGTCTGCAGTGCTATGTAATGTGCCCAAAAattattggaaatatgttgtttctaTTACATGCTATGTAACTGATAGAACTCCTAGTAGGCACCTTAATTAGGTCAGTCCAATCGAAAAACTTATAGGGCAAGAACCGAAGCTTTATCATTTGCGTGTGTTTGGTTATATGGTTGATGTGTGACTACATTATGCAAAAAGAGACAAATTAAGTCATCACTCAATCAAATGCATCTTTGTCAGTTACAACTCTCAAAACAAGGGATATGTATGTTTTGATTCTATCTCtaaaaaaacttatatattGTGTGATGATCAATTCAATGAGAAACTTTCATACTTTGGAGAAAATGATAGTGGAGGTCAGGAGGAGTCTAAATCCCCTTACTTGCATGGCtttgatgatttatttttttccattattgATGAGCAGCTAACTAAAGAGActcatttaaaaattgaaagccCCATCGAAAATCGAGAACCTACTACCCCTACTAAAAATGATGAACCAACTAACGGGCGTCTTATAAGATCTGAGAGAATTCAAAGAGTGCCCTCTCATCCAGCTGATTATGAGACTTGCTCATTCAGTCGCTATCCCATCAATAATTTGTCTCTTACAATCAGATCTCAGCCAAACATAGTAACTTCATTAAGAGTCTTGATAAAATTCGTGAACTTCAAACTTTTCAAGATGTTAAGCTCAAATTGGATAAAGACTATGAATGAAGAATTGGAGGCTTTGAAGCGCAACAAACGTGGCAGGCTAttataaaaccaaaaaattcaAGCCTAGTTGGATGTAAATGGCACTATAGAGTCAAATACAAGAGTGACGGCTCActagaaagatacaaagctagtCTAGTAGCTAATGGGTTTACTCAAACAAAGGGTTTTGATTATGATGAAACCTTTGCACCTGTTGCTAAAATGAACACCTTGAGAATTCTATTATTGGTAGCATGTAACTTGAACTGGGGGCTTCACCAATTAGACGTGAAGAATGTCTTTTTGCAAGATGAACTTAGTGAAGAAATCTACATAGCACTACCTCCGGGGCATTCAGATGAATGAAAGAACTATGTATGCAGACTCAACAAATCTATCTACGGTTTTAAGCAATCCCCTAGAGCGTGGTACTCAAAATTAAGTAAGACACTGAATAACTTTGGATATCGCAAATGTCATTCAAACAACatgcttttcataaaaaaaacatgaagaacacGCCACTGTTGTATTGatttatgtagatgatataGTTGTGATAGGTGATGATGTTGAAAGCATACTCAATGCCAAACACTACTTGAGTACCACATTTGATATAAAAGATCTTGAAAAACTCAAGTAGTTTCTTGAAATTGAGATAGCCCAATCACACAAAGACATCTTTTtctgtcaaagaaaatatgcactAGACATATTAAATGAGACTAAGAAAATGGAAGTACATCCAACCGATACTCCAGCCGACACTCAGTTCGAAGCAAACCTCAAATTGGAACCATGTGAAGATGAACCAGAGGTCAACATGGAAGTCTTTCAACGTTTAGTTGGTAACTCGGTAGGTTTCAATACTTGGTGTTTTATTTAAAAGATTGTTGTGTATGAAGTTCATTAATGAAACTTGAAACATTTTGGATTTCTTATTTTGCTTGGCTTGGACGCTGGTGAGAAGGCAGCAGTGGCGTGTCTTCTTGGTGTTAAGGTAGGGAGCTCAGTCACAACTTCACTGTCAAAGGGCGACGCGGTCCTGTTGCAGGTGTTCATGCGTTGGTACGCAGCTGGGTTCGGATGGTCTTCGGGTCCTCTGAGCTTCTTGGTCCCAAGTGAGATTTTTCCACTGGAAATTCGCCCCACCGGTCAAAGCATAAACACGGCGGTCAACTTTGCCACCACATTAGTCGCTGCATTCTTGCCGGAGACCAAGGGAGTGCTACTGGAGGCCATGGACAGAGTGTGGGAGAAGCACTGGCACTGGCACTGGAGACGGTTTGTGGTGCCGGACCCAGCACCATCCACAAGTGAACACGCGGCCAATGATGTTTGATGCTTGAACACTTCTCTGTGTTATGGGTGTTCCCTTCCTTTTTTAGTGCAGTAGTTAATGGTGAAATCTGTGGCCATGTAAGACTGTATCATGTTCATAACGGTTCTCGAGGTTCTAAAATCACCGAGGGTGAAGAGGTGAATGAGCTGATTGCCTCGTCTTCCTCACCCGACGTTTCATCACCATACTCGGCGCAATCACCAACTTCCATGTCGTTCTTTAATTCAATACCTTGGACCGATGTGATTGAGGAGAAGGTAATCTTGTATTACATTGAAGCTGGTCTCTCTACTTGCTTTTATTTCCTCCATTTCTTTCGTTTTTATTTCCTCCCTTTCACTTTCtctattctttcttctttgatctCTCTGAGGTGTGCTTTGTCTTTGGACCAAATTTGGTTATTTTCATAGTTGATTTCGTGGGTCGAAGTCAGACTTCTCTAATTTTTTAACGGGACATGTTAGAAACCGCGTTTTTAAACCCAAAACTTACCTTTGAGATTTGTATTTTCTTGGATGTCTTTGCTTCTCTCCAACCAAGTTGGTTTTCTTGTATTTCCTCTTGGAGGTGCTTTTGAAGAaatgagtctctctctctctctctctctctctctctctctctatagatatatatatatatatacacacacactcacactcaCACACCCTGTGGCAAGTGCCCATTGGATGAAAATCTGGATTAATTAGAAAAGTGGGGGGAATTAAGGATCCAGGTTGGTGGTTGTGGAGCTGGTGGGCTGGTAGCTAGGCGAGCGGATCCCACAACATCACACTTGTATATCTTTGGCAAATCGTGTAGAAATGGAGTCCTTGCATGACGCTATTTTGCATTCTCATCCGAGAGGGTTGGTTTGGAACGAATTGAAGTTGAGACTGACTGGTGGAGCTCgtgttgctgttgttgttgcACTTGCACCCTCCTCTCCCTCTAATATATTATTCTAATTAGAAGCAGCTAGCTACCGAACTCGTAGGCAAATAATAAGTTACTCTTCAGCTTTTCAGAGTCAACGAGTAGGTGGGTTGAATTTTTTGGGAACAAACTTCTGGTGTGGTTAAGTTAGGTTAAATGTCTAATTCCATAGGGAAGGATGGATATAATTGCGGTTGTTTAACCTGAAGCTACATATTTTATAATGGAGTTTTGTTGCAAGACCGCAAGAGCTTGACAGATGCACAATGTGCAGAGCGCAGAGACTTGGGtgaaaaaggaatttttttaaCGTTCCTTGCTCAGTGTATAATTTCGAATCATCATTTCCTtgtttgagaaggaaaataGTACTGgccgctttttttttttttttttgcaaagcaGATTATATGGATTTGATTTCCAAGTTTGGATGCCTAa
Above is a window of Nymphaea colorata isolate Beijing-Zhang1983 chromosome 8, ASM883128v2, whole genome shotgun sequence DNA encoding:
- the LOC116259546 gene encoding sugar transport protein 5-like yields the protein MEVHPTDTPADTQFEANLKLEPCEDEPEVNMEVFQRLVGNSAAVACLLGVKVGSSVTTSLSKGDAVLLQVFMRWYAAGFGWSSGPLSFLVPSEIFPLEIRPTGQSINTAVNFATTLVAAFLPETKGVLLEAMDRVWEKHWHWHWRRFVVPDPAPSTSEHAANDV